Sequence from the Rutidosis leptorrhynchoides isolate AG116_Rl617_1_P2 chromosome 3, CSIRO_AGI_Rlap_v1, whole genome shotgun sequence genome:
gaattggagtcagagatttcgttggtggttttatgatgatcgttctgaggaagctgtgattgttttagataagctgaaggaagatgatatcgattgtattcgtgtgttggatccgatATGGTTAAGGAACTGTACCGAAGCTGATATTTTTACTTTGTACTATAACCGTATGCTTTATCGTCGTGAAAACAGGgtacaggctgaacagtatgtTAAAGTGGCTAAGCTAtgctacttgaacaacatggtgatcgatccgtatgatgactgaagacttatggaatagaactaggtcttagggggagtttgttggtgcataaatcccgagttctattacgtttattgttctatttgttatgtacttgatatttcagtcatatatgtacgtggacatttatactttgtgtttatgatgcttagtataatgtcgtgaataggtcaagcagtcggttggctgctcaagaccatcgaccgatggtagggaccatcggtcgagggactgtcaccatcggccgaaggtccccgaccaccggccgatggtcactgtatttagtataaatacgggtttcgtggttttgtgttaggttacacaccataaACCCTTAGGCCGTCGTATTACTTGCTGATAATCGTCCCAAAACCCTTACCAACCGAATACACAGTCTTAGGCATCAATTCTATCAATTATTCATTGGTTAATTCGATCCCGTTAGTCTAATACGTATTCGACTCATTCTAATTAGTGTTTTCGCCATTAATCTAGATACAACGTATGATCTAAGGTCCGAATTACATCTTCAAAAACATTCCATTGACTTCaggcataacaaaagcatatatttgAAATTTTGTTATTGACCAACCTTAAGAAAGGTCCAATCTCTAAAGGGTGACAAACAATGAGGTCCCTAAGTGGTTAACTTGATTCAAATTCTAATTCATATTTATATGTTCACTTTAACTTTTATGCTGAATTCTATGGACCAACATGATGTATAAATATATTAAGAAACACCCCCACATTCATCAAAGTTTATAGTCACAGAGTTCTCTTTACGCTGCTAATTAATCATCTAAATAAAAGTTTAAAGAAAATTAAAGAGAAAGATGATGCAGTCTGAGCTTCTAATTCAAACTTCTTGGCCACTTCATTCTTATTTCAATTCAAATCTTGATCATTATGAGAGCGATCAACATGAGTTTCTTTCTCAACTCAACAGCAATCCTGAAAACTCGACGATTACTCACGATTGCTCGTTGTTGGATTACGATATTCGTAACCAAACAGTGGATGGAGATGATTCGCAGTACATCATGGCACTTGATGACGTCAGACGGTGGTTGTGTGATGTTGATCAAGAAATAGAAGAAATTCAATCAAATGACACTTTTGAAAGTGTACTAACCGAAGAATTAAATGATGTAATGGATCCTGAATCTCAATCGGGCCTCAAGATCCTGCTAAACGCCTATGCAGAAGCCATGTCAATGGGACAGATGGAGCTTTCGAGGGTGATTGTGAGATGCATAAGTGAAAAAGTAATCCCCATTGGTCCAACCATCGAACGCATAGCTTTTAACTTGTTTCGGTGTACGGAAAATCAAGAAGAAGCATATCTAAAACAAGAATCTATGAGAAACTtcaagactgcgttcagaactttTTACGAGGTTTTTCCATACGGACGGTTTGCACATTTCACAGCGAATTTAGCGATTATTGAAGCCCTTCCAACCCATGTGGAATCTGTACACATAATTGACTTTGACTTATGTGAAGGAAGTCAATGGCCTGTGGTGATAGAAGCAATTTCACAACAAGGAAAATCATTAACCATCACAAGTGTCAAACTTGATGATCATGATTCACAATTTGAGCACACAAAGTGGCAGCTTTGTAGCTATGCAAGAAATTTTGGTCTAAATTTGAAGGTACAAGAGATGGATATGCGCAAAATACGGGAAGATATGGAGAGAAGCACATTTTTCGGGAGAGAATTTGTAGTCTTTAACGGTATGGTTAGCTTACCACATATGGGAAGAACGAGAAAAACAACTCAAGTAATGACCTTTTTAGACATAGCAAAAGCGGTTTTAGCCAAAAATGAAGGGATCATAACATTTGGAGATGGAGAAGATTGTAAAGAAAAAATAAGAAATTCTTCGGATTTTTCTTCATTTTTTAACAAGTATATGTCACACTATCGAGCATTATACGAATCAACGGAATGTAGTTTTCTAAGTTACCTCAAAGAAGCAAGAATGGCAATGGAGACTCTATTCTTTGCGCCTTTCATATCGTCGCAATCTTGGTTCCAAAAGTGGGATGAAGGAAGAGAAAATGCGGTTGCCCGAATGGAGCTCGGATTAAAAGGACGGCCAATGAGTGAAGAAAGCTTGAATGAAGCAAAGGAATTGGTGAAGGAAGGTGAAAGTTTATATGGAGTTAGAATTGAAGGTGAGAATGGGAATGAAATGGTGTTGGAATGGAATGGAACTCCACTAGTTAAAGTTTCTGTTTGGGTGTAATTCATATATAGAATTTGAGTTGCCAGTTGCCACTTATCAACCTTTTTGCCACAAACAGATGTAGAATCTTGATACAATTACCATATAGTAtttgtttataaaatgtataaatgtgtatataaacaTGGTTACATGGCCTTGAATTTATAGAAATTAAAATTTCACAATCATGTGTGGTTATGTGATCTCTAAATCATTAAAGAAATTCAAGTGGTTGACTTCAGCTACTCGGCTAGTGGTTAAGCGAGTCTGGAAAATGCAGTACGTTAAGTTGGAGTCATGGTTAGCCTAGTATACACGGGTTCGAACAGACTCATCTAGCTAAGCTTATGTATATATAACATTACTTGCAGAATCAAAATTGCACTTTGTAATATGTGATTATGTGTACATTTAACGAATTTGTATCGAGTGTCGCATAAAGAGTAAtagtagtattttttttttttatcataaattAAATTATTAAGATTAACAAATACTACTACATGTAAAATGAAtacaggtaaaaaaaaaaaaaaaaaaagatttaatgGTAAGCCGAATAAAACACATCATGTAGCATCATAAACCAGGTATAAATTAATGTAAGACAAGAAAGAGTTTGCTCATAAGTAGACTCTTTATATGTTTAAAAACAAGTGTTCATATTCTTCAAAATGGTCAAATTTACTTGTATAAAAATAAGATTAGAATGTATGTACAACAAAACAATCACAATGTCATTCAGCTATTATGTTAAATACTAGctagtgttgtaaatttagtagttaaatatggatggtaattagtcaaatatggatagtaaaatttgtactatatatatgtgcataatgtaagttacaaaaacacacatatacattaaatacatcacacctctcttcaacctctttctctcctatatcttctacaacatatctctcttttattggttctttcaatttgaatatattgaaccaggccactaaaggtagttataagcctactgaaatataacacgttatcagcacgaagtgctccgtataatcaaggtttatctaagcaagcacacgtcactaatcaaggtaagaaattatctaacttttattaactttactaacatttatatttatgttatttaagttatatatggtcggttataccgcctgaattatatttctgtaatctaacttttattaacttcactaacatttatatttatgttatttaagttatatatggtcggttataccgcctgaattatatttctgtaatctaacttttattaacttcactaacatttatatttatgttatttaagttatatatggtcggttataccgcctgaattatatttctgtaatctaacttttattaacttcactaacatttatatttatgttatttaagttatatatggtcggttataccgcctgaattatatttctgtaatctaacttttattaacttcactaacatttatatttatgttatttaagttatatatggtcggttataccgcctgaattatattttctgtaatctaactcttattaacttcactaacatttatatttatgttaataatgtagtgacccgaacttttccatgtttatatatatattaaatgaaattgttatttacatgattaagtgtttccaacatgttaagcaatcaaatttgttaagacttgattaattgaaataggtttcatatagacaattgaccacccaagttgaccggtgattcacgaacgttaaaacttgaaaaaactatacgatgacatatatatggttatatatatagttaacatgattttattataagtatgtatctcattaggtattttaacaatgagttatatacataaaaatgagactattaatttaagaaactagaaaacgatatatataacgattatcgttataatgtcgtcttactaggtacatatgaatcatattaagatattgatacacttggttaattatgttaaatgataagtaaatatattattaagtgtattaacaatgaaatacatatgtaaaaataagactactaacttaatgatttcgaaacgagacatatatgtaacgattatcgttgtaacgacatttaactgtatatatatcatactaagatatattatatatcataatatcatgataatataacaatttaacatctcatttgttataataaataatgggttaacaacattcaacaagatcgttaacttaaaggtttcaaaacaacatttacatgtaacgactaacgatgacttaacgactcagttaaaatgtatatacatgtagtgttttaatatgtattcatacacttttgaaagacttcaagacacttatcaaaatacctctacttaacaaaaatgcttacaattacatcctcgttcagtttcatcaacaattctactcgtatgcacccgtattcgtactcgtacaatacacagcttttagatgtatgtactattggtatatacactccaatgatcagctcttatcagcccatgtgagtcaccaaacacatgtgggaaccatcatttggcaactagcataaaatatctcataaaattacaaaaatatgagtaatcattcatgacttatttacatgaaaacaaaattacatatcctttatatctaatccatacaccaacgaccaaaaacacctacaaactctttcattcttcaattttcttcatctaattgatctctctcaagttctatcttcaagttctaagtgttcttcataaattccaaaagttctagtttcataaaatcaagaatacttctaagattgcaagtttacttcaaagttttttaaatccattccaagtaatcatccaagatcaataaacctttgttacttacagtaggttatctttctaatacaaggtaataatcatattcaaactttaattcaatttctataactataacagtcttatttcgagtgaaaatcttacttgaaattgttttcgtgtcatgattctgcttcaagaactttcaagccatccaaggatcctttgaagctagatatatttttctcatttccagtaggtttatccaaggaacttgaggtagtaatgatgttcataacatcattctattcatacatataaagctatcttattcgaaggtttaaacttgtaatcactagaacatagtttagttaattctaaacttgtttgcaaataaaagttaatccttctaacttgacttttaaaatcaactaaacacatgttctatatctatatgatatgctaacttaatgatttaaaacctggaaacacgaaaaacaccgtaaaaccggatttacgctgtcgtagtaacaccgcaagctgttttgggttagttaattaaaaactatgataaactttgatttaaaagttgttattctgggaaaatgatttttattatgaacatgaaactatatccaaaaattatggttaaactcaaagtggaagtatgttttctaaaatggtcatctagacgtcgttctttcgactgaaatgactacctttacaaaaacgacttgtaacttatttttctgactataaacctatactttttctgtttatattcataaaatagagttcaatatgaaaccatagcaatttgattcactcaaaacggatttaaaatgaagaagttatgggtaaaacaagattggataatttttctcattttagctacgtgaaaattggtaacaaatctattccaaccataacttaatcaacttgtattatatattatgtaatcttgagataccatagacacgtatacaatgtttcaacctatcatatcgacacatctatatatatttcggaacaaccatagacactctatatgtgaatgttggagttagctatacagggttgaggttgattccaaaatatatatagtttgagttgtgatcaatactgagatacgtatacactgggtcgtggattgattcaagataatatttatcgatttatttctgtacatctaactgtggacaactagttgtaggttattaacgaggacagctgacttaataaacttaaaacatcaaaatatattaaaagtgttgtaaatatattttgaacatactttgatatatatgtatatattgttataggttcatgaatcaaccagtggccaagtcttacttcccgacgaagtaaaaatctgtgaaagtgagttatagtcccacttttaaaatctaatatttttgggatgagaatacatgtaggttttataaatgatttacaaattagacacaagtacgtgaaactacattctatggttgaattatcgaaatcgaatatgcccctttttattaagtctggtaatctaagaattagggaacagacaccctaattgacgcgaatcctaaaggtagatctattgggcctaacaaaccccatccaaagtaccggatgctttagtacttcgaaatttatatcatatccgaagggtgtcccgaaatgatggggatattcttatatatgcatcttgttaatgtcggttaccaggtgatcaccatatgaatcatttttatctctatgtatgggatgtgtattgaaatatgaaatcttgtggtctattgttacgatttgatatatataggttaaacctataactcaccaacatttttgttgacgtttaaagcatgtttattctcaggtaaatactaagagcttccgctgttgcatactaaaataaggacaagatttggagtccatgtttgtatgatattgtgtaaaaactgcattcaagaaactgatttcgatgtaacatatttgtattgtaaaccattatgtaatggtcgtgtgtaaacaggatattttagattatcattatttgataatctacgtaaagctttttaaacctttatttatgaaataaaggttatggtttgttttaaaaatgaatgcagtctttgaaaccacctcgcaacgaaatcaattaatatggaacgtttttaatcaataagaacgggacatttcagttggtatccgagcgttggtcttagagaaccagaaaatttgcattagtgtgtcttatcgagtttgttaggatgcattagtgaatctggacttcgaccgtgttttctttaaaaatgattgcttaacatttttgttggaaactatatattattaatatgtatatattatgtgatatattaatctcttaacatgtttgatattgtgtgatagatgtctacctctagcacaaatcccattgactcacctaataataacgaagagtcgaatatatattggactgattcacaagttcccgaagaagaaccggaagaagaatcagaaccggaagaggaggaaccggaggaggaaatagaaccggtgggggaattaATAAAaccgttaagtaaaagaaaatcctcaaccaaccgaccaaggttaattatggtcaatggtgtttccgccaaggaagcaaaatattgggaggattaccaattctccgatgaatcggattccgacgagaattcctatgatgttatagaaattaccccaactgaatttaaaaaggcaaaagaaaataataagggaaagggcataaaaaatagagaaatctaattccaaccccgatgaactttatatgtatcgtcaacccccgaagcccttaagttgtaacaatgccccgggaacctctaaaccaccaggtttttctaaaccgttgtggaaaacgacagctcgtattaagggaacatcatatatccctagaaacttggcaaaacgaaccaaaaacgaagaataagaaatgagcgagtcggaataagatagttgtattcgtgtggtgtaatatatgtaatatagtgtgcttatgctttatgatatatgtaaaaattgcttgtattaataagtatttttttttatgaatctaactcttgtctattttacagtataaaaacacaaaatggatagacaatccaatattttaagagacctacccggagacatgattgatgaaatcttgtctagagtcggtcagaattttttggcacaactatttacggcgaaatcagtttgtaagacattcgaagaacgtttcaagaatgtcttggtttataagagactttcgtttgaaagatgggggatatcacattgggaaacccataagttacgatgtgtttactttgatgcatatattgcggggaaccca
This genomic interval carries:
- the LOC139899577 gene encoding protein NODULATION SIGNALING PATHWAY 2-like is translated as MMQSELLIQTSWPLHSYFNSNLDHYESDQHEFLSQLNSNPENSTITHDCSLLDYDIRNQTVDGDDSQYIMALDDVRRWLCDVDQEIEEIQSNDTFESVLTEELNDVMDPESQSGLKILLNAYAEAMSMGQMELSRVIVRCISEKVIPIGPTIERIAFNLFRCTENQEEAYLKQESMRNFKTAFRTFYEVFPYGRFAHFTANLAIIEALPTHVESVHIIDFDLCEGSQWPVVIEAISQQGKSLTITSVKLDDHDSQFEHTKWQLCSYARNFGLNLKVQEMDMRKIREDMERSTFFGREFVVFNGMVSLPHMGRTRKTTQVMTFLDIAKAVLAKNEGIITFGDGEDCKEKIRNSSDFSSFFNKYMSHYRALYESTECSFLSYLKEARMAMETLFFAPFISSQSWFQKWDEGRENAVARMELGLKGRPMSEESLNEAKELVKEGESLYGVRIEGENGNEMVLEWNGTPLVKVSVWV